The Orcinus orca chromosome 1, mOrcOrc1.1, whole genome shotgun sequence DNA window CAGTTGTCCCTGCCCCCTTATGGAAAAATCCATCCTTTTCCCACTGATCAATTTGTGATGCTACCTGTTATTACGCATCCAGACTGATTTCCCTGCTCTTTTATTCCATTGGTTTGCTTGTCTATTGTTGCAACACCACCACATGATCTTACTTTAATGTAAGTCTTAGTATCTGGTAGAGTGAGTCTCCCATCTTGCTCTTCAAAGTTATCTTGGCTATTGCTGGTCTTTTGTTCTCCCTTATGTGTATTAGAATCCGCGTATCAACTTCTACAAAAAACCCTGTTAGGATTTTGTTTGGAAGTGTGTCACAATTAAAGATTTGGTAAGAACTGACATTTATATGATATTGAAGTTTCCTACCGACAGCAGCTCCTTTGAGAAGCAATGGAATGTGGCCTGAACTCTAAAGTCAGACCTGGGACAGACTCCCAGCTCTGATGAGGGGACAAATCACTTTATGTCTCTGAGTCTCGGTTTCCTTAACTGTAAGACAGCAGTGAAAACAATACCTACCTCACTGGtggtcatgaggattaaatgagataatgcatgggaagcacttagcacagtgcttagcatacagtaggtgctcaataagtagaAACTGCTATTGATAATAATTATCCCCTTCTGTGCCTCTCACCAAAACTGCTATCTGCTTCCTGGGTGTTTTGCCAAGGATACTCCTGGCCTTGGAAAAAGTCATGACTCACGGGATTGCTAAGACATGCAATTTCCTGCCACCTCCCAATATCTTCCCTATATTGTCCTAGGAGCTCAGGATCCAGGGCTGCACTCCTCCATCGGGCTCAGTGAGGCATTGGGGGTGGCGGCTGACCTTTGATGGAGTAGGGCAGGGGAGGGCAGCAGGGGTCCAAGCCCCTGGGCCCTCAGTTCTGGGCCAGATTGAGAGGGAACTAGCCTACTGAAACCCCAAGCTATTGGCCCAGCCCAATGGAAAGGACAGACAGAAAAGGGGAGACAGCTGAGATGACAGACAGAATGGAGGGAATAGACAGACAAATACAGCATCCTGGATGAGGATGGATGGGCAAAGCCAGAAGCTCTTTGGAGGTCATCCCATCATGTTCCTTCCCCCGAGCTCATTGGTGCCCCAAGCCTTTCAGACAATTTAGGGGTGGGCTGGGGAATGGCTGTGCTCACATGAGATCTTCCTGGGGATACTACTTGATCTTCCAccaccttcttcccctccctggtGAGCCAGAAGAAGGCTTTGAGAGCCCCCAGAGGAGGATGGATGGAAAGGGTGTATGTGGCTACTCACCAGGCAGATTGAGGGCTCCATTCCCAATGAAtagcagcagaagcagcaaaAGCCACTGGCTGCCCATCGTTCTGCTGGTTGATGGTCCTGGAGTCTTGGCCCAAACAGGGGAACAGAAAGCACTCCAAGACAGTGAAGCACTGCTGGGGTGCCACCTCTCACCTGCCTGCTGAGtgcaccacccctgccccagttGTCCAGACTTCTTCCCAGCAGGCCCCAGGGGGCTCTTCAGGGCTGGAAGCAATGCCAGTGGGAGGGGATGAAGGGTGGAGTTTCCCGTCACCTGCAATCAGTGGGCCTCTGGGGATTCCCATTCCAACTGGTGAATATCCCCAAGGCCCCTAGTTGTCAGTCTTTGCTGAACAGCTGGGCAGAACTCTCACACAACATCTCTTCCAGCCTTCCCTTCGCACAACATCAGGGAACCTGAGTCTCAGCCGTACAGCTGATCTCATCAGTCTCCCAGCTCTGGGGCTGAGTGCTGGCCGTTTGATTTTAGAGCTGGTGCTCAATCTTATCCTCTCCCGATtgcacagatggggaaaatgaggcccagtgatttgcccaaggatGAGAATCCACCGAGGCAGCTCTTCATAGTGCCCACGACTGCCACAGCTTTCTCAGACTCTGCATTGCCTAGCTCAGGACCTGCTGTGGCTCTCCATGGTCTTTGTATGAAGCTCCCAAAGAGGTCTCACAGGTCCCAAGTTCTCCACTGGACTTCATCCACCTGACCCTCAAATTCCTCCTGATGCCTTCCCGGAAGCTTCAGTGCTCTCCTTCCCCAGAGAGCCTGCCAGGACCCACACTTCGCCCAGCCATTCTCCATTGATCCAGGATAGAGCTTCCTGTACCTGCATGACTTGGTCGATGGTGACCCCATCAGACTAGAACTCCCCAGAATGAGGACCAGTCTCCTACACCttcagacacagagagagggtAGGGCGTCTCCTTCATAAGAGAGGCACTCCCAACTGTGAGGAACTGTGAGGACCAGATTTTCACCCCCAGAATTTAGGACCCTAAGGGCAGGGATTACATCTCTACCATTAAATCAAAAATTTTCAGGGTGTGGATTTTCTCTCCCATTAGACTGGAAGCTCTGGAGGACAGCCAGTGACTCTCCCATTGGACAAACAGGCTTTTGAGGGGCAAGGCTGCCTCAAGGGTTTGGAGATCCACCAGTCAGACACACTGGTCCCAACACAAAAGTTTATTGCTGATACAGATACCTGGCCCCACTGGCCTCACCTTTCTTCTCTTGGTGCTTGGGCCCACTTAGACCCCATCTAGTTCTGGTCTAGCAGGATACCAGGGATGCCCATCCTTAGGGCAAATCCTGGCTGCCTTGGCCAGCACCCCCTTCTGTGCTCATCCTTGTGGTAGGGCTCCCACTCTCATCCAGCATCCTTCTCCATCCCGGCTCCTCTGGACCTGGGGCTCACAGGCACAAGCCCTAGAGATGCTGCCCCCTTCCATCCCCAGGCATCTGCCCGGGGGGTAAGGGAGAGGATGGGTTCAGGCCAGGATGTGCCAAGTCATGCTAGTGATGCAGAAGATGCAGTGGCTGGGTGTGTGTGCTCATGCCCGTTGGCTCCCGTCCTGCCCTCTCAGCGGCTCAATTTGTGTTTGTTAAGGAGTACATTTGTGTTGGATTCCTGAACCTGCAAACCAAGAGGTCTTCTTGTCAATGCCCCCACCCTGACATGGCAGATGCCCCCTTACTCCCCTCCTTCAGCTCAACAGCTGTTCATCCAGGCCTGGCAGGAAGTCCTTCACGTCTAACTCTAGCCTGCGGAGTCTGCTCTCCGACTGTGGGAGCTCAGGCCGTGGACATTCACAAGGTTCCCAGTCTGATGGTGTGGGAAGCAGAAAGAAACTAAATAATGTGGGAGTGTGActttttctccatagaatctTCCTCCCTCAGGAGGCTGCTCCTCTTATGCACCCTAGACAGGACCTGGGGGTCCTATGCCCCCAGTGGGCCTGAGTATCTGCCACTAAGCAGGGACTGAACCGCTCAAGTCTCACTAAGAAAGGGTAGGTTTGACGGTGCTGAAGACCAAGATGGCTCAGTGGTTGGAGCCCTatgggaggggcggggcctcccGAAGAAGGAAAAGTTGGAACCTAACCAGATTGGCGGTGACTGCTGGGGTGCTTGGGAGTCTAGGGGGCGGACCAGATCTTGGAATAGACAGAGGCCTTGACTAATGGGGTTGAGGCTGAGCTGGGTGGCGTGGCGAGCTGAGTACCCATTGGGTAGGGGAAGGAAGCTGCACCTTTTCCCTGTTGACGAGCGCAGTGATCAAGTCTTGCTGGCAAGTCATCTCACGGGTGGCTATGGAGGACCCGCTTGCCCTCGACGGGCTCCACGATAAGTGCCTGTGCATCAGCTCCTCCTCCTGTTCCTGGTTGAAGCGGATGGAGCGTACTTCGTCCACTATCCTGAGGGCGGAGAGGTGAGTGCGTTCCGAGGGTGAGGGTTGGAAGGCTGCCCTCCCATCTTTTCCCTGGTGTCCAGCCCCCTTCGCCCTCTCCCTTTACTCTGAGAGAGACCCAGGCCGAGGCTTAAGGCTCTTGTGAGATGCGAGGAACCGGGAGGTCTGGATTCCAGTTCCCTCACCGACAGGCTGGGGAAACCTGGACaattcacttaacctctctgggccccagggtCCGCATGATAAAATGGTGAgggcgtgggcttccctggtggcgcagtgattgagagtccgcctgccgatgcaggggacgcgggttcgtgccccggtccgggaagatcccacatgccgcggagcggctaggcctgtgagccatggccgctgaacctgcgcgtccggagcctgtgctccgcaacgggaggccgcaacagtgagaggcccgcgtaccgcaaaagaaaaaaaatggtgaggGCGTGAGGCCAGAAGAATCTGAGGCTCCACTCAGCCCTGACTCACGAGACTCGAGGGTACCCCCAGTACCCGCCCTACGTGTTGAGCTCATCTCGGATCTCCTTGTACTGCATCAGGTTCTCCTGTATTGCCTCGAGCACCAAGCAGAAGTTGTCGAATGTGTTTTCTGAGAGGTTCGTCGGGAGGCCCCCCATAAACGGCTCCTGGGGGACGCCAGATGTCTCCAAACGGGCGACCACACAGTGCACCAGCGGCAGCTCGTTATTCCCATTTCCCTCCTCGCTGCCTgtctggggagggggaaatggagagggAAGGACAGCTCAGCCGGcaccccctccccttgcccctTCCTGCTTGGCTTCAGGGAGGATGAGTCTCAGGTCACCAGGGTTCTAACGCCCCTTGTTTCAGCTCTAACCAATCTTAGGCTCTCTCCTTTGCTGTGGGAGCTTAACTTGAAATGCGCGAGCCCATCCCTCACCTTTTTGGAAATTCTCACCCCTTTTCAAAACCTAGTGCTTCCCCCACCATTTCACTCCTGATAAATCCTACCCAGCAAACTTCTGAAACCCTATCTACTCTCAAGTCACAGCCCACAGCCCTCAACACTTTAGGCAATACTCCACCCTACACTCTCCAGCCTTTCGGAAGCTCTACCCCTGAATGAATAACactatagctaatatttattgagttcttagtatgtgccaagtactgttcGTTTACCATGAAATTATCATAATAGCCCTATGAAatactataattattttcattttacaggagaagaaattgaggcttagattGGTTAAATGCCCTAAGGTCACTCAGCTGCTTAGATTTTAGTTGCCATAGAACAAGACACCTAGGAACTCCACACTCCTCAGAAGCCCCCGTTGGTGAGTTGGCCGTGGGCAATGCTGCCTCCGTATCTCAGGCTTGGCTTTCTTCAGGCCCTCGAGTGTGCGTGCGCGCACAAACACACATGCTCAATTCAGCACTCATATACACTCTGCCTCacccccctctgccctccccatctCACTCACCTCACTGAAGACTATTTGATGCTGTTGCCCCTGTTCGCCTGGCTTTATCATTTGCTCCAGATTGGTGGTGACCACGACGACCAACAGGTTGATGCCAATGAAGGCACTGATGGTGATGAAGATGGCAAAGTAGATGGCGCCCCCAATCTCCACTGCGTACTCCCTTGTCTCCATCCTGGAGATGGCAGTCAGGGGCCCTATCACCTCCCTGGccctttgggcctcagtttcctcatctatgagaTGGGGAAATTATCTCAAGGCCCGCTGGGACTTCTGCTGCCTCACTGCTGTTGTGGAGCTCTAATGCCTTACTCCTAATTGTTCCCGCAGCTGCTCTTTACTGAGCGCCAGCTGTACTGCCAGACAGTGGGCGGTCCTCAAGCCAGCCCTGCAAGGTGGGGATTTGTACGTCAGCATTACCGAGTTTAATCTATTGGTTATATTCTTTAGTCGTGTCGTTCttattataaaaagtaaaaagtaattcAAGCTCATTGTAGAAAGATCAGAAGgaaaatatacaggaaaaaaatcccacCCACTGTTAATACCTATTATAAATCTCccataaaatattttcccaaataatagttttctctctcttgctatgcgtgtgtgtgcatgtgcgtgcacaCAGTGCCAGTCTCTACTAATTCTCACAGCAATCCATGACATggttaataatgtattttaatctccagttgacagatgaggaaacggaggctcagacgGCTGCACGGCTAGTGCAGTGGAGCAGACTCAGAACCCCAGGCCACCTTTATTGCACACTCCATGATTTTTCTACTGCCTACATCATAATGGGTAATGAGTGCAGAAGCCCCTTTACCAACTGGGCTTCTACTCTCACACGaaggagataaaaagaaaatcagtcagGGGGACCCACTCCCTGGAGGGGACTGGAAACAAATAGAGTTTAGGCTTAATGGGAAAGAGGTAAAGAACAGAACCCAGGCAGCCATCTGTGGCCAATAATGACCCTGGGCAGTGGGTctcagaatgaataaatgagaccCTAAGTTCTCAGGAGTGCAGGCAGTTTGGTGGGCtccagtgggggctgggaggctgCCTTGGAGCGCTAGATGCAACCACAGACCTGCTCCCTTGCCCAAGGCCTAGCTGCCCAGCTGCTGAGCATAATGGGAGAAATCTCCCTGAATAGCCTGCAGTGGGACCTTGAATGGGTGGAGTTTCATTGGGATGACTCTTCAAGTAGACTGCAAACCCAGAGCCCTCAGCTCCAGGGAGTCTGCTTTTCTCCAGTTTAAAGCCCCAGGCATCCCCCTCCTGCTGTGCCATCCTCATCCCAAGCCCTGGAGCAGCACATCTCCCTCCCCAGTTTTTTGCCCCTGggagcccagcccctccctggctaGCTTGCCTGGACTGggccccacccccctcccctggaAGCCCCATGGGCACTCACTGAAAGTTACTGTAGATGTCCACCCAGCCATCCTGGGTGATGCAGATGAAGAGGGTATACAGGGCAACCTGCATGTTCTGGAAATGCATGGGCACGAATGCACCAAAGAGAGTGACCCCGAATACTGAGAACACCTGCCAGAGAGACCAGAGACCCGCCCGGACTTCACCAGAGGGCCTTAGGGACAGGCCATGCAAATGAGCTGCCAGGGGAGTCACAGGGCTTCAGGCCCATAGCCTCTCCTCTTCTCCAGACACCCTGCATCCCCAGGGACCTAGGGGCCTGTTCAGGGAAGGGGAGTAgccgggggcaggggagggcactGACCAGCATGAAGAAGAGGATGAGCGCCATGATGTAGGCCATGTCGGGCACTGACTGCAGGATGACACGGATGATCCGGGCCAGGGGCTCCACTGCCATGCACACGTGCACCAGACGAAGTGCCCTGTGGCAGAGCCTCTCAGGGGTGCCCCTCGGCCCTTCCCAGACCCCTCCTCCTCACCATCCCCCCACCTGCCCAGAAAGGCAGAGCTGATCCCCACCTGGTAAAAaccccttcctctctttcccagGGTCCAGACAGGTGCCTCCTTTTCTCAGAGTTCCCAGCTTACCTGAGGGTGTAGGTGATAGAGATGGCACTGAGTTCATTAACGAAGAACCCCAGGAGCAAGATAAAGATGATAAGGAAGTTGAGGATGTTCCAGCCGTCCTGGGGGGTGGGCCAGCCCCAGCAGGGTCTGTCAGGCCCAGCCCATGGGTTCATCCTGGGTCTGCCCTCCGTACACCCCAAGGATGGGGGACTCAGTGGTCCTCTCGAAGCAGGGCCAGTCATCTGCCATCCACTGCTGTTACTCATCCTGCTGTCGCCCCAAACACGCCACAAAACATGCATGCGCTCGCTGTCTCATACATGTGTCAATAGCCAAGTGCAGTGTCTGAAGCACACAGTGGAGTCTCTCATATATACACAGCCAGTTCCTAAGCTGAGCGCCCACCTTGGCTACTGCGCTGCTGACAATGGCCTTGCCCTGCAGTTAGGTGACCTGAGAGTGTTTGGATGCTCCAGCTTTGTGTGACACACACTACaattaacaataaaatgaaaataaatactgatTAAAACATTAAGGAACAGTGCTTCAATAGCCAGGTCAGAGGTGAACTAACTCTCACTGCAGAAGAAAGGCACATTTTGCAAGCCCTTTGTCCAATATGGCACAAACTCTTTTAGAatggggatggaggaaggaagctCATGTGTATGACAAATTTGAGCACAACCACTACAGAGGAGAATTTGCTCTAATAAACAATCCGCATTTACCTTTGACCAGTGATCCCCGTTCTCAAAATCCGACCCACACAAACTCTAGTACACGTACAAAATGGCATTTGTAGAAGGCTGAAAATAACCAAAGTGTTCAGCAATTGGGACACTGGTTGAATAAACTACTGCACATTCAGTGGAGTATAGGATAATAAGAAAGGTCTCCATGTACTGATACAGAAAGATCCATTAAGTGACAAAAAGGAAAGTGCAGAACAGTGTTTACAGTATGCTACTGTTAGGAAAGGGAAGactaaaaatatgtacatatttgcTTATGATTGCAAAATAAACACTAGGAGGATAAACAAGAGATTATAAATAACGAAGATTATCTGAagagggtgggggtgagggaaagggaagaaaggtcaGGAGTGGGAATAAGAATTCTGTGTGTGCCTTTcagtacagtctttttttttttttaattgtagtatagtcgctttacagtattgtgttggtttctgctgtacagcaaagtgaatcagccacacgtacacatatatcccctcttccttggatttccttcacatttaggtcaccacagagcaccgagtagagttccctgtgccatacagtctgttctcattagttatctgttttatacatagtagtgtatatatgtcaatcccaatctcccaatccatcccacccccgcttccccccttggtatccattcgtttgttctctacgtccgtgactctatttctgctttgcaaataagttcatttataccatttttctagattccacatatatgtgttaatatatgatatttgtttttttctttctgacttacttcattctatatgacagtctctcaATACAGTTTTGACCAATATGTAGCTGCATTAagagaacttttttttgtttttaattttatttatttatttatttatggctgtgttgggtctttgtttctgtgtgagggatttctctagttgtggcaagccagggccactcttcatcgcggtgcgcgggcctctcactatcacgggctctcttgttgcggagcacaagctccagacgcgcaggctcagtagttgtggctcacgggcctagttgctccgcggcatgtgggatcttcccagaccagggctcgaacccatgtcccctgtattggcaggcagattctcaaccactgcgccaccagggaagccctatgtagctgcattaaatattcaaaaagaaaatgatttttaatggagaaaaagTTCTTAAATTTATTAGGCAGTCCAATAAACACAAGCCCTCCTTGTGTTTCACATTCAAAGTGTTGGTGCCTAAACATACACAAGGAGACACAAGTCTGCCTGTCTACAGATCCATCCCTCTATCCATTCAGTATTAAGCTCCTACTATATGCCACACCTCTTATCAGATCCTGAAGATATAGGATTTCGCCCTGCTTGGCTCACAGACTATTTTGAGGGAGGTGGAtagacagtaatttttttttttttttttttttttgcggtacgcgggcctctcactgttgtgcccctcccgttgcggagcacaggctctggacacgcaggcccagcggccatggctcacgggctcagccgctccgcggcatgtgggatcttcccagactggggcacgaacccctgtcccctgcatcggcaggtggactctcaaccactgcgccaccagggaagccccagacagtaAGTTTTAACTCCAGGTGAGAGGTGAGTACAAAGCATTAGGGAGACAGAGCAACAACTAACCTAGCCTGGGAGAgacaggaagacttcctggaagagaaAACATCTGCAAGAGTCTTAAGCTGTAAGTAGGAGGAAAGCAAGTGAGTAAGTGGCAAAGAGATTTTATAGACTAGGGGTCAGCATGGGCATGAGGTGAGAAacagcagtgtgtatgtgtgtgtgtgtgcatgcacttgAAAGTGTGTGTTGGGGAATGCCACTACAAGCAGCTTGATGTAGCTGGAATACCCAAGGGTAAAGCCAGGAGTGATGAGGCTGCAAAAGCAAGCAAGAGCCACATCATGGAAGGCCTTAAGCACAGTGAGGCATTTAGCCCTGATCCTAGAAACAATAGGGAGCCACTGGAGTAGTTTAAGTTACTTTGTTTTGGGCCTTCAGAAAATTACTTTGATGGCAGGTGGGGTACACAGGAAGCCATAGCAACATCCTGGTGAGAGAAGACAAGGTAAGAGCTAGAACAGGGATAGCAGAGATGCAGAGGCAGcaagaaatctgagaaatatttaGGTGGTGAAATAGTAATTAATAGGCTATGGAGGTAAGGAGAGGGAGGAGCCACACAAGGGCCACGGAAAAGGGGGCACTAGGGGCAAAACTCTGGGGAGCCCCACGTGCCTGGGTAATATTTGAGATATTAACTTGCagactttcctccctcccctgcattCTCCCTTTCCATCTACCCATTCAACAGGGAGCAGTCCTTGTACACTGGGAccaggggaggggttgggggtggggaaggagacagCAGAGGGCCTCTAACAAGCCCTGGCTTTTGGCCCTGGGAGACTATAGCCCCAGAGGAAGGTTAGGGTTTGGGACATTAGTTCTCAGCCATTAGTTCTGGAGGGTGGTTTTGCCTTCCagaggacatctggcaatgtctggggacatCCTTGATTGTCACAGGTAGGAGGGTGCTAatggcatctaatgggtagaggccaggaatgctgctaaacaatgcacaggacagtcccccgacaacaaagaattatccaggcCAACATGTCAACTGTGCCGAGGCTGAGAAATCTTGCCCTTGAGAGGACAAGCAGAGTGGCTTGGAAGAACAGAAGATTCTCAGGCTTGCTCCAGTTCTCTTGTGTTAATGAAACGGAGCTTAGCTTTGAAAGTGCAGGCCCCTTGAAAGTGCAGGCCTTCCTAACTGCTGCTAAAAGTGAGACAGGCTGGGGCCTGGGACCCTTGGCTGCAGTGCCTGCACCTGATACAAGACTCctggagcaacaaaatacaaagaaactataagggactaaaaataactgcatgcatgagcagctggggcaaattatggacaaaaagatacaaaaggtCCAaatgccacttctgaagagcaggGAGCAAAGGCAGGGGGTTGGGatcaaaagcagggtactgtgcatgcccCTTGCACACatcaccaaaggggtgggcaaaccacccAAGCCACAAGCTCATCCCCCCTCTGAAGAGAGTGGGCAAGGGAACTTGTTAATTGTTCTCtctcccccctgctgcagcaggggccccaataaagccttccctgaatttcttgtctggcctctgatcagtTTCTATtaattaaggaggccaagaaccctggccGGTAGCAAAAGAAATCTCACGTctacaggaaggaagaaatgttcTCTCTCATGCAACAGATGTCTGCCTGTAACCTAGAGCTAGTTCTGAAAAAGTGGTGCATTGAAATGTTCACAAAAAGCATGGTACCTATTCTCCTCTCCAGTGTGGAGACATGTAAATATGAGACATGTAAATATGCACCAtcctattctattttctgttaaTAAACATCCTCCCAAGTGTTGTTTTCACAAAGCATTCTTTAagacatctggggcttccctggtggcacagtagttaagaatccacctgccaatgcaggggacac harbors:
- the CATSPER4 gene encoding cation channel sperm-associated protein 4, which gives rise to MAHNQRTWWQHWTDTTYINPLNRMRAAHEPYLRPEEQVLVNRRDITSSKDAWDMQEFITRMYVKELLRHPAFHLLLAVLLVVNAITIALRTNSVLDQKHYELFSTIDDIVLTILICELLLGWLNGFWIFWKDGWNILNFLIIFILLLGFFVNELSAISITYTLRALRLVHVCMAVEPLARIIRVILQSVPDMAYIMALILFFMLVFSVFGVTLFGAFVPMHFQNMQVALYTLFICITQDGWVDIYSNFQMETREYAVEIGGAIYFAIFITISAFIGINLLVVVVTTNLEQMIKPGEQGQQHQIVFSETGSEEGNGNNELPLVHCVVARLETSGVPQEPFMGGLPTNLSENTFDNFCLVLEAIQENLMQYKEIRDELNTIVDEVRSIRFNQEQEEELMHRHLSWSPSRASGSSIATREMTCQQDLITALVNREKVQESNTNVLLNKHKLSR